CGGCTTTTAATACATCAGGAATTGGAGTATAACAGGTTTTTTTGATTCTAGTCATTTTAGTTATAGCTGGTATAACATCATTAGTAAAAGCCCAACCAGTTATACTTCCCTCATAATTGCCACTTAACCTTTCAATAGTCAGAGGTGACGAACTAAATTGATGAATTATATTTTCTTTTATATTTTCATAAATACTATTATTTAGAACACTAATAATCTTTTCTTCAGTAAATTTTTTAAATTCTTCATAAAAACCTAAATCATTAATATTTTTGATAAATTCATAATTCATAGGTACACTAACAATTAATCCTGTTTTTCCTTCTGGAGCAAGTTCCTTATTTCTTAATGAAGGAATAGCAATCTCATAGGTAGTATAATCTAAATAATTATTCATCCAATTTAGAATCTCTTCTTTATTTTTATATTCACTTACATTTTTAAATTTCTTAGTTATTTTTGTTTGCCCATCTTTTTTAGGAGTATAAAAACAATGACCACTGGATTTTTTTGAGAAATATTCTTTATCCATATCAACAGCCAAAAAAAGTGAATAAATTGAGTCTCCTCCTTTTTTATCGTTTAAAACATATTTTTGTTTTTTTACCTCCTGTTTTACTCTATTATCTTTTATTTTTTCAATATTAATTGCTTTATATAACTGTTTTAAATCAGCTGCCCAGATTAACTGATCATACTCATATTTTTTATTATTTTGATCAAAAATGGTTTTATTAACACTATCAATTTTTTCAATTCTTGTATCAAATTTAATAATACCCGCTGATTTATTAATATATTTTTTTAACTTTTCAACCAAATCAGAAGTCCCTCTAAGAGGATATTCATAATCTAAATACAGACTGAAATAGCTTAAGGCAAAAGAAGCAGGTGTCTCCGGAAAAAAATGTTGGCTAATAATATCAATCAATGATTGATTATCAGTAAATTGACTCAAATAATCATTAACCGGTATTTTAAAATTTTTGATTTTCAAATATTTTGGCATAAATTTAAATAACCAGGGGAGCAATGTTTTAAATAAATATTCTTTGTCATTTTTTAAATCTTTAAATAATGGATTTTCAATTCCATATAAAATATCCATGTAATCCATAATTTTCTCTATTTCATGAATTATTAAATCAATATCATTTTCATTATCAGGGTAAAGTTTCACAAGCATATCTCGATATTCATATAAACTCTCAGTGCTTTCAACGCGGATAAATTCTTCCTCTATCCCAATAGTGACTATACTTTTAACTAATTCAACATCTAAATCAAGTTGTTTTAACATAGGTTTTACAATTCCCGAATCAAGTATACCTCTAACACCAGTGTCAAATAAAAAACCATCATAATAAAATGAATTAACCAAACCACCAACTTTTTCTTCTTTTTCACAAATTAATATTTTATAACCATTTTTAGTTAAAAAAGCTGCACTTGTTAATCCCGCAATCCCTCCACCTACAATAATCGCATCATATCTCATATTTATCCACATCCTTTATTACTGAACCAATCATTTCTAAAGATAAATTCCAAATTTTTTTCTGTTTTTCTTTATCTAAAGCATGTTTAGCAGGTTTTTCCTCAATTGTTAAGTTAAAAAACTTAGCACTAACATCTCTTAATTCATCAGCTGAAGCTAAATAATAGAGAGCATCACCTGATATTTTAGGATCTTTCAAAAAATGCCAGGTCACATTATGCAAAAACCAGCGATATAATATGCCATTATTATTACCGATATTAGTTCTTACACCACCAGGATGCATTGCATTAATAGTAACTCCTGTCCCTTTTAATTTTTTTGCTAATTCCCAGATAGTTAATAATTGAGCTGTCTTAGAAGCACCATAACTCCTCAACCCCATATATATTCGCTTTTCCCAGTTTATATCATTTATATTTAACCCATTAAAACGATGACCTTCAGAATTAACCTGAATAATTCTGGAAGGAGCAGATTCAATCATTCTTTTTAATAACAATTTAGTAAATAATAATATTGATAGATGGTTGACACAAAAAACCATTTCAAATCCATTTTTATTTAATAATTTTTTAGTTGAATACATACCAACACTATTAATTAAAACATCAATTTTTTGATAATTATCTAAAATTGACATAGCAGCTTTTTTAACCTGTTTTAAGTCTGAAAAATCAGCAATATAATAATCTAGTAATACTGAATAATTTTTCTCAATTTCTTCTTTAACAGCAATTGCCTTCTTTTCATTTCTTACTACTATTACAATATTAGCACCACCAGTTGCTAAAGCTTTAACAGCTTCATATCCCACACCAGAAGTAGCACCGGATACAACACATAGTTTTCCAGCCATTGATTTATTACTATTTTTCTGTTCAGCTTTATTATTTTTGATAAAAATCAATTCTTCTGGAATTTTAAATAACATTTTTACATCTCCTTAACCGAAAAATACCCTCATGAACCACCGATAGATCGGTCTAATTAGAGGTATTTCGTCAAAAATATCTCCCCAAAGATCATAATAATCTCTCTGTTCAATGATTAAACCTTCATCATTAAAAGTTAACCTTGAAATTCCATAAAGCGGTTTTGGTGGGAAAAATCTAAATGACATAGTCATTTTCCACTCCATCATTACAATATTATCAATTTTGCTAATATTAATAATATCCATCTTTAAACTTTTACAACGTTTTGTCAAACGATTACACATTTCTTTAAATTCATTTTTACCTTCAATTCTTTGAATAGAATCCTGAAATTTAATA
The nucleotide sequence above comes from Halanaerobiales bacterium. Encoded proteins:
- a CDS encoding NAD(P)/FAD-dependent oxidoreductase, producing MRYDAIIVGGGIAGLTSAAFLTKNGYKILICEKEEKVGGLVNSFYYDGFLFDTGVRGILDSGIVKPMLKQLDLDVELVKSIVTIGIEEEFIRVESTESLYEYRDMLVKLYPDNENDIDLIIHEIEKIMDYMDILYGIENPLFKDLKNDKEYLFKTLLPWLFKFMPKYLKIKNFKIPVNDYLSQFTDNQSLIDIISQHFFPETPASFALSYFSLYLDYEYPLRGTSDLVEKLKKYINKSAGIIKFDTRIEKIDSVNKTIFDQNNKKYEYDQLIWAADLKQLYKAINIEKIKDNRVKQEVKKQKYVLNDKKGGDSIYSLFLAVDMDKEYFSKKSSGHCFYTPKKDGQTKITKKFKNVSEYKNKEEILNWMNNYLDYTTYEIAIPSLRNKELAPEGKTGLIVSVPMNYEFIKNINDLGFYEEFKKFTEEKIISVLNNSIYENIKENIIHQFSSSPLTIERLSGNYEGSITGWAFTNDVIPAITKMTRIKKTCYTPIPDVLKAGQWTFSPSGLPISILTGKIAADKAVKTLKKG
- a CDS encoding SDR family NAD(P)-dependent oxidoreductase, translating into MLFKIPEELIFIKNNKAEQKNSNKSMAGKLCVVSGATSGVGYEAVKALATGGANIVIVVRNEKKAIAVKEEIEKNYSVLLDYYIADFSDLKQVKKAAMSILDNYQKIDVLINSVGMYSTKKLLNKNGFEMVFCVNHLSILLFTKLLLKRMIESAPSRIIQVNSEGHRFNGLNINDINWEKRIYMGLRSYGASKTAQLLTIWELAKKLKGTGVTINAMHPGGVRTNIGNNNGILYRWFLHNVTWHFLKDPKISGDALYYLASADELRDVSAKFFNLTIEEKPAKHALDKEKQKKIWNLSLEMIGSVIKDVDKYEI
- a CDS encoding DUF2358 domain-containing protein; this translates as MTTNLSDSQILSTKKIKELWSKTYNEEGKPDWNHIFPLYDDNIKFQDSIQRIEGKNEFKEMCNRLTKRCKSLKMDIINISKIDNIVMMEWKMTMSFRFFPPKPLYGISRLTFNDEGLIIEQRDYYDLWGDIFDEIPLIRPIYRWFMRVFFG